GGTCCTTCCCCCGGCGGAATAGGCCCCCGCCCAGGAACAGCCTCAGGTGGAATGGCCGTCCCGCCAGACAACCGGACTGCCGGGTACCGTCCGACCGTGTCCGGAGACCTCTTCGCCAGCGCGGCGACCGAACGCCTGGCTCGCCGGGCGCCGTTGGCTGACCGCCTGCGGCCGACCAGGTTGGACGACGTCGTCGGCCAGGAGCACCTTCTGGGCCCGGGACGTCCCCTACGGCGACTGATCGAGGCCGACCGCCTGTCATCAGTGGTGCTCTGGGGTCCTCCGGGAACAGGTAAGACGTCCCTGGCCAGACTCATCGCGCGGGTGACCGCTCAAGAGTTCGCTGAACTCTCGGCCGTCAACGCCAGCGTTAAGGACGTCCGGGAACTGGTGGCTTCGGCAAAAGCCCGTCTGGGTGAACGCGACGTGGGCACCATCCTGTTTCTCGACGAGGTCCATCGGTTCAACAAGGCCCAGCAGGACGCCCTCCTACCGTCGGTGGAGTCCGGACTACTGGTGCTCATCGGGGCCACCACCGAGAACCCGTTCTTCGAGGTCAACGCCCCGTTGCTGTCGCGTTCCACCCTGTTCCGACTGGAGCCTCTAGGGCCCGAAGCGTTGCGGCGCCTCCTGGAACGGGGGCTGGCCGTCGAGGCCGTCGAAGCCGACGATGATGCGCTGGACCTGCTAGTCGACCGGGCCGCCGGGGATGGTCGACATGCCCTGACCAGTCTGGAGGTGGCGGCTGCGCTGGCCGTCGGTCGGGCAGCGGAGCAGCCGGCCGAGGGTTCAGAAACCCGGGTAGTGCTGGCCGATGCCGAGGCGGCACTGGGCACCAAGGCGCTGCGTTACGGCCGCGATGCCCACTACGACGTGATCAGTGCTTTCATCAAGAGCATCCGGGGCTCGGATCCCGATGCCGGTCTGTACTGGCTGGCCCGGATGCTCGACGTCGGCGAGGACGCCCGGTTCATTGCCCGCCGGCTGGTCATCCTGGCCAGTGAAGACGTCGGCATGGCCGATCCGATGAGCCTTGTGGTTGCCGACGCGGCCGCCCGGGCCGTTGAGTTCGTGGGCCTTCCTGAGGCGAAGTTGAATCTGGCCCAGGCCGTGGTCCACCTGGCCACGGCCCCCAAGTCCAACCGGGTGACCATGGCGCTCGGCGCCGCAGAGGGCGATGCCCGGGCGGCAGGCACCGGCGAGGTCCCGATTCACCTGCGTGACGCCCACTACCGGGGGGCCGCCCAGTTGGGCCATGGCAAGGGATACGACTACCCGCACGACCATCCTGAGGGTTGGGTCGAACAACGTCATCGCCCAGCGGAGGTCGATGGGCGTCGCTACTACGATCCATCCCAACATGGCTTCGAGAACGAGATTGCTGAACGCATGCGGTCCACACAGCCTCCGGAGAAGGGTTCGGATGAGGAGGATCCTGACAATGGTTGATCTGGACACCCGTCGACCGGTTGGTTCGGTCTGATGCGTCGACGACTGCTCTGGCTGATGGGCGGATGGGTCGTCGGCACCCTGTCGGCCGCATGGTTGCGTCGAAGGGCCCGTCAGGCGATTCGCCGTTACGCACCGGCTCGACTCCGTCATGAGGTCTCGGACCGAAGTTCAGCCTTGGTCGACAGCGTCCGCCGTATTGCCGGTCAGGTAGCCGCCGTCGGTCGCGACGAGGAGGGCGCCACCCGAACCGGAGCGCGATCGTCCGAACACTATTCCCCGCGTCGGCATCGCCGCCCGATCCGGTCGACGCCCGGCGAACGCTGAGCCGTTCATTCGGAGCGAGGACCGTCGCCGAGGTTCCACCGACCACGGGTGGCTTCCCTAGGCTGGGCTGACCATGTCTGCTACTCCCGAGACCCTGCCCACCGCCGCCGGCCT
Above is a genomic segment from Acidimicrobiales bacterium containing:
- a CDS encoding replication-associated recombination protein A, translated to MSGDLFASAATERLARRAPLADRLRPTRLDDVVGQEHLLGPGRPLRRLIEADRLSSVVLWGPPGTGKTSLARLIARVTAQEFAELSAVNASVKDVRELVASAKARLGERDVGTILFLDEVHRFNKAQQDALLPSVESGLLVLIGATTENPFFEVNAPLLSRSTLFRLEPLGPEALRRLLERGLAVEAVEADDDALDLLVDRAAGDGRHALTSLEVAAALAVGRAAEQPAEGSETRVVLADAEAALGTKALRYGRDAHYDVISAFIKSIRGSDPDAGLYWLARMLDVGEDARFIARRLVILASEDVGMADPMSLVVADAAARAVEFVGLPEAKLNLAQAVVHLATAPKSNRVTMALGAAEGDARAAGTGEVPIHLRDAHYRGAAQLGHGKGYDYPHDHPEGWVEQRHRPAEVDGRRYYDPSQHGFENEIAERMRSTQPPEKGSDEEDPDNG